DNA from Bacillus sp. (in: firmicutes):
TATTGTTAGTATTTATGTTGGGCTTTATTGGACAATTGAATATGAGGATCTTATTAATCGTGCCGGAATGTACATTGGTCGAGACTTTCTAGTTGGTGCTTTAGCAATTTTACTAGTATTAGAAGCTTCACGGCGTGTTGTTGGGCTTCCAATTACAATTATTGCGATTGCATTTCTTCTTTATGCTCTATATGGCAACTACATGCCAGCATTTCTCGAACATCGGGGCGTTAGTATTGAACGGTTAATTAGCCATATGTATTATACACTTGACGGTATCCTAGGTACCCCTCTTTCTGTATCAGCGACATTTATTTTCTTATTTCTGTTATTCGGGGCTTTTCTCGAAAAATCGGGCGTTGGGCAGTATTTTAATGATCTTGCGTTGCTCATTGCTGGTAGAGCTGTAGGGGGGCCTGCTAAAGTAGCTGTTTTCTCAAGTGCCTTACAAGGTACAATTAGTGGAAGCTCTGTGGCAAACGTTGTAACATCTGGATCGTTTACAATTCCAATGATGAAAAAGACAGGCTATCGCAAAGAATTTGCTGGTGCAGTTGAAGCAGCTGCCTCAACCGGTGGACAGCTCATGCCGCCAATTATGGGGGCTGCTGCCTTTTTAATAGCAGAATTTACAGGAATTCCTTATTGGGATATTGCCAAAGCTGCTGCAGTTCCTGCCCTTCTATATTTTGCAGGTATTTGGATCATGGTCCATTTGGAAGCAAAACGAACTGGCCTTAGAGGACTAACAAAAGAGGAATTACCGAATAAAAAAGAAGTCCTTGCAAAGCTTTACTTATTGCTTCCAATCGTTGTGATTATCACCTTAATGTCAACTGGCTTTTCTCCAGTTCGGTCAGCGTTATTAGGAATTGTATCTGTTATTGTAGTTGCTGCATTCCATAAAGATACGAGAATGTCGATAAAGGATATTTTCCATGCATTAGAAAATGGAGCGCGGACAGCCTTAGGTGTAGCTGCTGCAACTGCTGCCGCAGGTATTATTGTAGGTGTTGTTACATTAACAGGTCTTGGCTTAAAATTTGCGAACGGCTTAATTGATTTATCTGGTGGGATCTTAATTCTGACATTAATCTTTACAATGTTAGCTTCGCTCATACTCGGAATGGGCTCGCCTACTACCGCCAACTATATTATTACATCAACAATGGCTGCACCGGCGATTATTTTATTATTATCTGACCCAACTACATCGGAAATCCCAACAACCGTTTTATTATCCGCCCATATGTTTGCCTTCTATTTTGGAATTATCGCAGACATTACTCCGCCTGTTGCGCTGGCTGCCTTTGCCGCTA
Protein-coding regions in this window:
- a CDS encoding TRAP transporter permease; protein product: MEDLNQNKDTTMSDKELQEILSKYDKESSFRTYSGFLKWIVTIGAISFSLFQLYTAIFGNLASQLQRSVHLTFALGLIFLLYPISKKAKKNRLPFYDAILAIVSIYVGLYWTIEYEDLINRAGMYIGRDFLVGALAILLVLEASRRVVGLPITIIAIAFLLYALYGNYMPAFLEHRGVSIERLISHMYYTLDGILGTPLSVSATFIFLFLLFGAFLEKSGVGQYFNDLALLIAGRAVGGPAKVAVFSSALQGTISGSSVANVVTSGSFTIPMMKKTGYRKEFAGAVEAAASTGGQLMPPIMGAAAFLIAEFTGIPYWDIAKAAAVPALLYFAGIWIMVHLEAKRTGLRGLTKEELPNKKEVLAKLYLLLPIVVIITLMSTGFSPVRSALLGIVSVIVVAAFHKDTRMSIKDIFHALENGARTALGVAAATAAAGIIVGVVTLTGLGLKFANGLIDLSGGILILTLIFTMLASLILGMGSPTTANYIITSTMAAPAIILLLSDPTTSEIPTTVLLSAHMFAFYFGIIADITPPVALAAFAATGISGGNPIRTGFEASRLAIAAFLIPYIFVFSPSLFLMDTTFINAITVIATSLIGMTGMGSGFMGYLVTKMNFLERILGIVGGLLLIYPGGFTDLIGLGLLVVLLASQLLKSKKQQPTVQDA